One segment of Niabella beijingensis DNA contains the following:
- a CDS encoding FN3 domain-containing metallophosphoesterase family protein has product MKIARLREWTFPVKTGLCLLFLAVSLCTGAQEKIMITHGPYLQAMTDSSVTIVWTTNKPAIAWVELAPDDSSHFYQKERPKYFSASDGLKNVSTVHRVTLGGLGPDTRYRYRVYSQEVLKHEWVKVQYGDVAATAVYQKKPLGFRTNGKPGPFEFAVVNDIHERNNVLKQLLGQIDLSSVAFVVFNGDMVSSSLSEEQVFRGFMDTATLLFASETPMYYARGNHETRGPFAARFPEYFPGNNGHLYYMFTRGDACFIVLDGGEDKPDSDIEYSGITDMDAYRTEQAKWLSTVVQTDAFRKAKYKIAICHIPPATGWHGNQEITKKWVPLLNEAGIQVMLSAHEHRHRIQQASEATRFPIIVNSNNNIIKASITGSEARFRIFDPGGKLVDELSIAPLK; this is encoded by the coding sequence ATGAAAATTGCACGACTCCGGGAATGGACCTTCCCGGTAAAAACGGGGCTTTGCCTGCTTTTTCTTGCTGTTTCGCTCTGTACGGGGGCACAGGAGAAAATAATGATCACACACGGGCCTTATTTGCAGGCGATGACCGACTCCAGCGTAACCATTGTATGGACAACGAACAAACCTGCTATCGCCTGGGTGGAGCTGGCCCCGGATGACAGCAGCCATTTTTATCAGAAGGAGCGGCCAAAGTATTTCAGCGCCTCTGACGGACTGAAGAATGTAAGCACGGTACACCGGGTCACACTGGGAGGCCTGGGCCCGGATACGCGCTATCGTTACAGAGTATACAGCCAGGAAGTGTTGAAGCACGAATGGGTAAAAGTACAATACGGCGATGTTGCGGCCACTGCAGTCTATCAGAAAAAGCCGCTTGGCTTTCGTACCAATGGAAAGCCCGGCCCCTTTGAGTTTGCCGTGGTCAATGACATCCACGAACGGAACAATGTACTGAAACAATTGCTGGGGCAGATCGATCTTTCATCCGTTGCTTTTGTGGTGTTTAACGGCGATATGGTCAGCAGCTCCCTGAGTGAAGAGCAGGTATTTCGCGGGTTTATGGACACAGCGACACTTTTATTTGCCAGCGAAACGCCGATGTACTATGCCCGTGGCAATCATGAAACCCGCGGACCGTTCGCGGCGCGCTTTCCCGAATACTTCCCCGGTAACAATGGTCATCTTTATTATATGTTTACGCGCGGTGATGCCTGCTTTATTGTACTGGATGGAGGAGAGGATAAGCCGGATTCCGATATTGAATACAGTGGCATTACGGATATGGATGCATACCGTACAGAGCAGGCAAAATGGCTAAGTACAGTCGTACAAACCGACGCTTTCCGAAAAGCAAAATATAAGATTGCCATTTGTCATATACCACCGGCCACCGGCTGGCACGGCAACCAGGAGATCACAAAAAAATGGGTGCCTCTCCTCAATGAGGCGGGCATTCAGGTAATGCTGAGTGCACATGAACACCGCCACCGCATTCAGCAGGCATCGGAAGCTACCCGGTTTCCCATCATTGTGAATTCCAACAACAATATTATTAAAGCAAGTATCACCGGCAGCGAGGCCCGTTTCCGCATTTTTGATCCGGGAGGTAAGCTGGTGGATGAACTGAGTATTGCGCCGTTAAAATAA
- a CDS encoding bifunctional YncE family protein/alkaline phosphatase family protein, with protein sequence MNPVCRVAAIIMLAATVVPGFSQPRVEDNKILLPNGWSLTPAGTQVPLGDLPLNLVISNSRRLAAVTNNGQSTQTIDLIDLAARKRVDSIVIAKSWYGLAFSSNDRYLYASGGHDNVVKRYEVQNNRMALKDSFVLGEKWPNRIGTAGLDIDDKTANQLYVVTREDSSLYVFDLATKKIKSKTGLGSEAYTCKLSPDRKKLYISIWGGGKLLVWDVAAQKITAAIPTGNHPNEICISKSGKLLYVANANDNSVTVINTVTNKVIETLNAALYPNAPGGSTSNGVALSADEKTLYVANADNNCLAVFDVAVPSKSVSRGFIPVGWYPTNVKVVGKQVLVTNGKGMSSIANPYGPNPVDKKEAVLRHAGDSSRPAKVQYIAGLFHGTLSFINTPTPQQLAAFSHAVYQNTPYSKDKELTVQGEEGNPVPMKVGAPSPIKYVFYVIKENRTYDQVLGDVVQGNGDTSLCLFGKKITPNQHKIVNDFVLLDNFYVDAEVSADGHNWSMGAYATDYLEKTWPSSYGGRGGTYGGEGERKIANNRDGFIWDHAARNNVSFRTYGEFVDDGREKLEVLRGRFAPGYAGYDLSIADTTRFRQWKQDFDSLLAAKALPQLTTLRFGNDHTEGMRAGRKTPFAHVADNDLAVGMFIDYISKSPIWKECAIFILEDDAQNGPDHVDAHRSTAYVISPYVKRRSVDHTMYSTTGMLRTIELILGMPPMTQYDAAATPLWRCFTATPDLAAFDHLPANVDLLERNPSKGKLAAWSEQFDWSKEDAVPDLVFNDILWMGIKGTPAPSPVRAAFLKLPEKKKKGDDDDDD encoded by the coding sequence ATGAATCCAGTCTGTCGCGTTGCAGCTATAATCATGCTGGCTGCCACGGTTGTTCCCGGTTTTTCGCAGCCCCGGGTTGAAGATAATAAAATCCTGTTACCTAACGGCTGGTCACTGACCCCGGCCGGAACCCAGGTGCCCCTGGGGGACCTTCCCCTGAACCTGGTTATCAGCAATAGCCGGCGCCTGGCGGCGGTGACCAATAATGGTCAGAGTACACAAACGATCGATCTGATCGACCTGGCTGCAAGGAAAAGAGTGGACAGTATCGTGATCGCCAAATCCTGGTACGGATTGGCCTTCAGCAGCAACGACCGCTACCTGTACGCTTCCGGTGGCCATGATAACGTGGTAAAGCGGTATGAAGTGCAAAACAACCGGATGGCATTAAAAGATTCTTTTGTACTGGGTGAAAAATGGCCGAACCGTATTGGCACCGCAGGACTGGATATAGATGATAAGACGGCTAACCAGCTTTATGTGGTTACAAGGGAAGATAGCAGCCTCTATGTATTTGATCTGGCCACAAAAAAAATAAAAAGCAAAACAGGACTGGGATCGGAAGCATATACCTGCAAGCTCTCGCCCGACCGCAAAAAACTTTATATAAGCATTTGGGGAGGCGGTAAATTGCTGGTATGGGATGTGGCTGCGCAAAAGATCACGGCAGCCATCCCCACCGGTAATCATCCCAATGAGATCTGCATCAGTAAGAGTGGCAAACTGCTGTATGTGGCCAATGCCAATGACAATTCTGTAACGGTTATCAATACGGTTACCAATAAAGTAATTGAAACCCTGAATGCTGCGCTTTACCCGAATGCGCCCGGTGGCTCTACCAGCAACGGTGTGGCGCTTTCAGCAGATGAAAAAACACTGTATGTGGCCAATGCCGATAATAATTGCCTGGCAGTTTTTGATGTGGCGGTTCCCTCAAAATCCGTCTCCAGGGGATTTATCCCGGTAGGCTGGTATCCCACCAATGTAAAAGTAGTCGGGAAACAGGTATTGGTTACCAATGGCAAGGGCATGTCGTCCATAGCCAATCCCTATGGCCCCAATCCCGTGGATAAAAAGGAGGCGGTGCTGCGGCATGCAGGCGACAGCAGCCGCCCGGCGAAAGTGCAGTATATCGCCGGTCTGTTTCATGGTACATTGAGCTTTATCAATACACCAACACCACAGCAGCTGGCAGCATTTTCACATGCGGTATACCAGAATACGCCTTACTCAAAAGATAAAGAGCTGACCGTACAGGGAGAGGAGGGAAACCCGGTCCCGATGAAGGTAGGCGCGCCATCACCCATCAAATATGTTTTTTATGTGATCAAGGAAAACCGCACTTATGACCAGGTGCTGGGAGATGTTGTACAGGGAAACGGCGATACCAGTCTCTGCCTGTTTGGCAAAAAGATAACACCGAATCAGCACAAGATCGTGAATGATTTTGTATTGCTCGATAATTTTTATGTGGATGCAGAAGTGAGTGCCGACGGGCATAACTGGAGCATGGGCGCTTACGCTACCGACTATCTCGAAAAGACCTGGCCTTCAAGTTATGGTGGCCGCGGAGGCACATACGGAGGAGAAGGGGAACGTAAAATTGCTAATAACCGGGACGGTTTTATATGGGATCATGCCGCGCGGAACAACGTCTCTTTCCGTACCTACGGAGAGTTTGTGGACGACGGCAGGGAAAAGCTGGAAGTGCTCAGAGGCCGTTTTGCACCGGGGTATGCCGGCTACGACCTGAGTATTGCGGATACCACCCGTTTCCGGCAATGGAAACAGGATTTTGATTCCCTGCTGGCTGCAAAGGCACTGCCGCAGCTGACAACATTGCGTTTTGGGAATGACCATACCGAGGGGATGCGTGCCGGTCGCAAAACGCCGTTTGCACATGTAGCCGACAACGACCTGGCGGTAGGCATGTTTATCGATTATATCAGCAAGAGCCCGATCTGGAAAGAGTGTGCCATCTTTATCCTGGAGGATGATGCACAAAACGGACCGGATCATGTGGATGCGCACCGGAGTACAGCATATGTGATCAGTCCTTATGTAAAACGGCGCTCGGTGGATCACACCATGTATTCCACTACCGGTATGCTGCGCACGATTGAACTGATCCTGGGAATGCCACCAATGACGCAATACGATGCCGCTGCAACGCCCCTGTGGCGCTGCTTTACAGCTACACCGGATCTTGCAGCATTTGATCACCTGCCTGCGAATGTGGACCTGCTGGAACGCAATCCGTCAAAAGGAAAACTGGCTGCCTGGAGCGAACAGTTCGACTGGTCGAAGGAAGATGCCGTTCCTGACCTGGTATTCAACGATATCCTCTGGATGGGCATCAAAGGAACTCCGGCACCTTCGCCGGTACGAGCAGCCTTTTTAAAGCTCCCGGAAAAGAAAAAGAAAGGAGATGACGATGATGATGACTGA
- the htpG gene encoding molecular chaperone HtpG: MIQEKGSISIHTENIFPIIKKFLYSDHEIFLRELVSNAVDAIQKAKRLAALGQFNGEIGEPLVEVKLDKEAKTITISDNGIGMTADEIKKYINQIAFSGAEEFMEKFKEAKDASEIIGRFGLGFYSAFMVADRVEIQTLSFQPGAEPAKWSCDGSTEFEISEGSRTTRGTDVILYVNDENKDFLDDYRIENILNKYAKFLPVPVQFGTKTESEPDGEDEEGKPKYRSVEVPNIINTGVPIWTKPPSELKDEDYLNFYRELYPMSEDPLFWIHLNVDYPFHLTGVLYFPKIKNDIELQRNKIKLYSRQVFITDEVKDIVPEFLMLLHGVIDSPDIPLNVSRSFLQSDANVKKINTYITKKVADKLAELFKNDRPGYEAKWNDIGVFVKYGAISEPKFWERAKDFVLLVNTKKEYYTLNEYRDKVAPAQKDKDDNLVYLYTPNAEKQDGYIQAANKKGYDVLLMDSPLDNHFISHLERDLEKTQIKRVDADVVERLIDKGETISSNLSEEQTKEIKEVFEKAITKPGMEVSVETLSAEAMPVTVTMDEFMRRMKDMAAMGGGMSFYGAMPDKYKVAINANHPLATKILAESNADARQAIARQAVDLALLAQGMLTGADLTSFVERSVKMI; this comes from the coding sequence ATGATACAAGAAAAAGGCTCCATTTCCATTCATACGGAGAATATTTTCCCCATTATTAAGAAATTCCTCTATTCCGACCACGAAATCTTCCTCCGGGAGCTGGTTTCCAACGCAGTAGACGCGATCCAGAAAGCAAAACGACTGGCGGCACTCGGTCAGTTTAATGGTGAGATCGGCGAACCGCTGGTGGAAGTGAAGCTGGATAAAGAAGCGAAGACCATTACCATTTCTGACAATGGCATCGGGATGACCGCTGACGAGATAAAAAAATACATCAACCAGATCGCCTTCTCCGGTGCGGAGGAATTCATGGAAAAATTCAAGGAGGCAAAAGATGCTTCTGAGATCATCGGCCGTTTCGGACTTGGATTTTATTCTGCCTTTATGGTAGCCGACCGGGTAGAGATCCAGACCCTGAGTTTTCAGCCGGGGGCAGAACCTGCAAAATGGTCCTGTGATGGCAGCACCGAGTTCGAGATCAGCGAAGGCAGCCGCACCACACGGGGTACGGATGTGATCCTTTATGTAAATGACGAGAACAAGGACTTCCTTGATGATTACCGTATCGAGAACATACTGAACAAATATGCCAAATTCCTGCCGGTCCCGGTTCAGTTTGGCACCAAAACAGAAAGTGAGCCGGATGGTGAGGATGAAGAAGGCAAACCCAAATACAGAAGTGTTGAAGTACCCAATATCATTAATACCGGTGTGCCTATCTGGACAAAACCTCCGAGTGAACTGAAAGATGAGGACTACCTGAACTTTTACCGGGAGCTGTACCCGATGAGTGAAGATCCGTTGTTCTGGATCCACCTGAATGTGGACTACCCGTTCCATCTGACCGGTGTACTGTATTTTCCCAAGATCAAGAACGATATCGAGCTACAGCGCAATAAGATCAAATTGTACAGCCGCCAGGTATTTATCACCGATGAGGTAAAGGACATTGTTCCGGAGTTCCTGATGTTGCTGCATGGGGTGATCGACTCCCCGGATATCCCGCTGAACGTATCGCGTTCCTTCCTGCAATCGGACGCCAATGTAAAAAAGATTAACACCTATATCACGAAAAAAGTAGCGGATAAGCTGGCAGAGTTGTTTAAAAATGACCGCCCCGGCTATGAAGCCAAGTGGAATGACATCGGCGTATTTGTAAAATACGGCGCGATCAGTGAACCGAAATTCTGGGAGCGGGCAAAAGATTTTGTGCTGCTGGTCAATACGAAGAAAGAATATTATACACTGAATGAATACAGGGATAAAGTAGCACCTGCCCAGAAAGATAAAGACGACAACCTGGTTTACCTGTATACGCCCAACGCCGAAAAACAGGATGGCTATATACAGGCCGCCAATAAAAAGGGGTATGATGTACTGCTGATGGACAGTCCGCTGGATAACCACTTTATCAGTCACCTGGAACGCGACCTGGAAAAGACGCAGATCAAACGTGTAGACGCAGATGTAGTAGAACGGCTGATTGATAAAGGAGAAACCATTTCCAGCAATTTATCTGAAGAACAGACCAAAGAGATCAAAGAGGTCTTTGAAAAAGCGATCACCAAACCCGGCATGGAAGTGAGTGTGGAAACCCTTTCGGCGGAAGCGATGCCCGTTACCGTGACCATGGATGAATTCATGCGCCGCATGAAAGATATGGCGGCCATGGGCGGCGGCATGAGCTTTTACGGAGCGATGCCGGATAAATACAAAGTAGCCATTAATGCCAACCACCCGCTGGCCACAAAAATACTGGCGGAAAGCAATGCCGATGCCAGACAGGCTATCGCCCGCCAGGCAGTTGATCTTGCATTACTGGCGCAGGGGATGCTGACCGGCGCGGATCTCACCTCCTTTGTGGAAAGAAGTGTAAAGATGATTTAG
- a CDS encoding endonuclease/exonuclease/phosphatase family protein translates to MNKHIFLALIFLLAGIYVNRSNAQTVKVLTYNIYHGEEHYNNGKSNLEKIAAVIRKYQPDFVAMQEVDSMTKRTATFNNGVKKDLVAELAKMTGMHGYFGKAMDYNEGGYGEGLLSKYAAVPVVHQLPVPAGGEGRALITIEHQFANGKKMVFAGTHLCHEFETNREAQAKAVADILLQMKLPVAVGGDFNITPDTKAYAIISGRMEDAAVRFGNPQLTFPYTKPRIRLDYIFLNKGAAWKVKKVEVIDKEDASDHKPVLVTLELM, encoded by the coding sequence ATGAACAAGCATATTTTTTTAGCCCTCATCTTCCTGCTGGCCGGTATATATGTCAACAGGAGCAACGCTCAGACAGTAAAGGTACTTACCTATAATATCTATCATGGCGAGGAGCATTATAACAACGGGAAAAGCAATCTGGAAAAAATCGCTGCGGTGATCAGAAAGTACCAGCCGGATTTTGTGGCCATGCAGGAGGTAGACAGCATGACGAAAAGAACGGCCACCTTTAACAATGGTGTTAAAAAAGACCTGGTGGCCGAGTTGGCAAAGATGACCGGAATGCATGGTTATTTTGGAAAGGCCATGGATTACAATGAAGGAGGTTATGGTGAGGGCTTATTGTCGAAATACGCCGCCGTTCCCGTGGTGCATCAGCTGCCTGTTCCGGCAGGGGGTGAAGGCAGGGCACTGATCACCATCGAACATCAGTTTGCCAACGGGAAGAAAATGGTATTTGCCGGCACCCACCTATGCCACGAGTTTGAAACGAACCGGGAAGCCCAGGCAAAGGCTGTTGCTGATATCCTGTTACAGATGAAGCTGCCTGTGGCCGTTGGAGGCGATTTTAATATTACACCCGATACAAAGGCCTATGCGATCATTAGCGGGAGAATGGAGGACGCTGCAGTACGGTTTGGCAATCCGCAGCTGACCTTCCCTTATACCAAACCCCGGATCCGCCTGGATTATATTTTTCTGAACAAGGGCGCAGCCTGGAAAGTGAAGAAGGTGGAAGTGATCGATAAAGAGGATGCTTCGGATCATAAGCCCGTATTGGTTACATTAGAACTGATGTAA
- a CDS encoding RagB/SusD family nutrient uptake outer membrane protein, whose protein sequence is MKQYKVIVLFIFLSGFLVQCKKGFLDRTPQSEIIPEIFFNTEKDLELYTNSFYGNTAVIPNAEGVYNEDDDNVIKNSLNDFLTGKRVVPVSGGSWNWYHLRNINYFLMNYTKAQVPAARHYGGVAHLFRALFYFDKVATFGDVPWYGAVIDIQDSSLLNRPRDRRTLVMDSVLADLDTAISWMNDSKSVEKVTRWAALAYKSRICLFEGTFRKYHPEFNLPDADKFLTAAATAAEELIDSDTYQLYTSTPDKAYQELFSSKAAIDKEVILTRRYSNDLQIWHNVNYYTLTASYGRPGLEKKLVNSYLMKDGSRFTDKAGYNTQPFFNEVQDRDPRLSQTIRTPGYTRTGNTKTLPPDFTGTVTGYQLIKFVTTEAEDFYNRSTNDMPLIRYAEVLLNFAEAKAELGTLTQADIDKSIKLLRDRVGMPDMNMGAANGNPDSYLAGQYTHVSGTNKGVILEIRRERRIELVMESFRRRDLLRWKEGHLFAEQFKGMYFPGVGPYDLDGDGKVDVYIYTGTRPPESGPQYLKLGSEIILENNTNGGPILVNPQVTKVFDETRDYLEPIPVQEIQLNPNLVQNPNWK, encoded by the coding sequence ATGAAGCAATATAAAGTAATCGTTCTGTTCATTTTTTTATCGGGATTCCTGGTTCAGTGTAAAAAGGGATTCCTGGACAGGACCCCGCAAAGCGAAATCATTCCCGAGATCTTTTTTAACACAGAAAAAGACCTGGAACTTTATACCAATTCCTTTTATGGAAACACGGCGGTGATTCCCAACGCAGAAGGCGTTTATAATGAAGATGACGATAACGTAATCAAGAACAGTCTGAATGATTTCTTAACAGGGAAACGGGTGGTGCCGGTTTCCGGTGGAAGCTGGAACTGGTATCACCTGAGGAATATCAACTATTTTTTGATGAACTATACAAAGGCGCAGGTTCCTGCGGCAAGGCATTATGGAGGCGTGGCACATCTTTTCAGAGCGCTTTTTTATTTTGATAAGGTGGCTACATTCGGAGACGTACCCTGGTATGGAGCAGTCATTGATATCCAGGACTCTTCACTGTTGAACCGGCCCAGGGATAGGCGGACCCTGGTAATGGACAGCGTACTGGCGGACCTTGATACTGCGATCAGCTGGATGAATGATAGCAAATCCGTTGAAAAAGTCACCAGATGGGCGGCGCTTGCTTATAAATCAAGGATCTGTCTGTTTGAAGGGACTTTCCGGAAATATCATCCTGAATTCAACCTGCCGGATGCGGATAAATTTTTGACAGCAGCCGCAACCGCTGCAGAAGAACTGATCGACAGCGACACGTATCAGTTGTATACGAGCACACCGGATAAAGCCTATCAGGAATTGTTTTCTTCAAAAGCTGCCATCGATAAAGAAGTGATCCTGACCCGGAGGTACAGCAACGATCTGCAGATATGGCATAACGTAAACTATTATACACTGACGGCTTCTTACGGCCGGCCGGGCCTGGAGAAAAAACTGGTAAACAGCTACCTGATGAAGGATGGAAGCCGGTTTACAGATAAAGCAGGCTATAACACACAGCCGTTTTTTAATGAAGTGCAGGATCGTGATCCGCGCCTGTCGCAAACCATAAGAACGCCCGGGTATACGCGGACCGGAAATACCAAGACACTGCCTCCTGATTTTACCGGAACCGTTACGGGATACCAGCTGATAAAATTTGTAACAACGGAAGCCGAAGATTTTTATAACCGCTCTACAAATGATATGCCGCTGATCCGGTATGCAGAAGTGTTGCTGAACTTTGCAGAGGCCAAGGCGGAGTTGGGAACGCTGACCCAGGCGGACATCGACAAATCGATCAAATTACTGCGCGACCGTGTTGGCATGCCGGATATGAACATGGGGGCTGCCAACGGAAATCCGGACAGCTATCTCGCCGGCCAGTATACACATGTTTCTGGAACGAATAAGGGTGTGATACTTGAGATCCGCCGTGAGCGAAGGATCGAGCTGGTAATGGAGAGCTTCCGCCGCAGGGATCTGTTGCGTTGGAAGGAAGGGCACCTGTTTGCCGAACAGTTCAAGGGAATGTATTTTCCGGGTGTGGGCCCTTATGACCTGGATGGAGATGGTAAGGTGGATGTCTATATCTATACAGGAACCCGGCCTCCGGAAAGCGGTCCGCAATACCTGAAACTGGGGAGCGAGATCATTCTTGAAAACAATACAAATGGAGGCCCCATCCTGGTAAATCCGCAGGTAACAAAAGTATTTGATGAAACAAGGGATTACCTGGAACCGATTCCTGTTCAGGAAATACAGTTAAACCCCAATCTCGTGCAAAACCCTAACTGGAAATAA